The genomic segment TGGTTTGTTTTGTTCTCGTCAGAAAactagatatgtaaatatgtcaGATGTGGTACAAAAATACATTAACTTTGGTTTGCTCATTAAATGTAGCAATTTATAGCTGGTATTCACAACTCAGCAatgaatgcattcatacaaacattagAATTTACCATTTCTTCAGAGGGGAGGTTCTCACAAAAGCCAAACTAATTAACAAGGGCTGTGCCGTAAATTCCTAATTAATGGAATCAAGCAACTAGGTTGTTCAGCAAGTTGAATGAATGGATGCTGTAATAGTTCAAAGGCAGTTGCTCGTGCTGATGGGTCTCGCACAAGCATTTTTTCAATGAAAGCTTGTAGGCGTGGAGATacctgaaatgaaaatataaaagaagacaatTAAGGAACGTCAAGCCAGAGGTCTGCAGATCAAAACTACACTCTGCAATTAATTAGAatctatttttgatatttatacgTCTCAATAGAGTTGTCTACAAATAtagcaaccatacacatgtatatatagctagAGGGATAGGTGtaaattatattatgcaatagaaatttatagaggGTCAAAGGGTCACCAACTGACTGGGGTACACCAAAACCCAAGTAGTGTAGTGGACACAGACAAGACCAATAACAGGACTTTTCACTTCGTGTATCGGATAAAGGCTTTCAAAGAGTATAAAACAACCGACTGATGAAGCAAATACATGAATTTCTGGCATTGGCCCAAGGCCACAGATTTGTAGGGTGGAGCACAgatgattgaaccaaattcagtACATGCCAAGAGTACTTTATGATGAAAGGTCAAGTTAATCTTGGCATGATTTcgacaaaaaatataaaacaagaatattactAAGCAAGTttcaaattaatttgttttttcacAAGTACCACAAACAACCATATTTCAGCAATTCATAACAGAtgggttttaaaaatatatgaacagcAGCTAACAAACAGTAACAAACAGTAACAAACAGTAACAGAGAGGTCAGTTAGTAAAAATTGTATTTGTTATTCTTACCTTTGTATCATTGCGAATTCTAGGTGGTGGCATGTCCCGAATTCTCCTCATGGCTTGCAATGGAGGTTCATTAAAGAATGGTGGTTCACCATCAACCATTTCTATAACCATAATTCCTAAAGACCAGATATCAACCTGAAATGAGAAACATCAAGAAAGTAATTACATtgcatcaaacaaacaaacaaaaattagaggaaactatacaaaaatataaaccttaTTTATTTTCTGGGAAGCTAAATAAACTTGTtgcatcttgggagggtcattatgccaataataaacacatatactggttctatttcacttcttttattatttgtcaattaaccaattaactaatcaattgtttggtTAATTAACAGACCAGGATTACAGAGGGCATGTAATTGATGAGGTTGCAAATGGCTTTCTCAAACCAAGCTGATTCATgacaagaattttgcaaaccaagtTTCATTGACCTTTCATTCAAGACAATAGATAAGAGACACAATGAATGAACAGAAATGTTAGAGATTTAGCAAATTTAAAGCATGAACACAGACAAAAATCTATAGACCCTGATAACTACTTTCTATAATTTGCTAACATTAAAATGAGTAAAACAGTAAgctgtctgatgtcaaataagtcagtcTTGAATCAGCAATACCAAATAGGTGCTgctaaaataacagccaaaatgtCTCATACACTCCATTAATACCACAAATATTTCACCATGATGTACAAAAGGATAAatttcattcattatcatcatagtttaatgtctgctctccatgctggtatgggttagatggtttgactggagctgatgagccagagaactgcaccagactccagtctgatttggtatggtttctacagctggatgcccttcctaatgccaaccactccaggaatgtaatgggtgcttttccgTGCCAGTGGTACTGCCAacgaccacaactacaattcatgggtgggtgccatttacatggcaccagtagtGACCATGACTCACAGGTACCatgtcatttacatgacaccaacaatgACCGCAACTATGATTCATGGGTGAGTGCCATTTAGATGGCATCAGCAACAACCACGACTATGATGCatgagtgccatttacatggcaccagcagcgaCCATGACTCACAggtaccatttacatgacactgccaATAGTTTTGATTATTTATCCTGCATTCTTCCTttattatacaaataaaatacaaaaagatgtaTAAAGGATTAAACTAAAAGTTTACTTACTTCAGGTCCATAAGGTAGTCGAGAAATAACTTCTGGAGCCATCCAATAAGGAGTGCCAACCAGCGATTTTCTTTTAGGAAGTTCTGGGCTAACTTGGGCACAAAAGCCAAAGTCAGATAATTTTACCTGTAAGAAATGACAAATGGTTTCTAATTGTGTTGATTGATTatttaagataataaaataacCAGAAGAAATAAGAGACTGGCAAAGAACGAGGTAAGATATGTTGCATACATAACAGGCTCAGAGAAAGAGAGTTACGAATAAGGCATGATAAACTGCagataaaatagatatttgagagagacagacagacactgagTACTAATAAATTAGTAAAGCATGTACAGGTGTtgggacaaaataatagaaacacccaacatcatagcatcatcattttgaaatatctataaaaccgtcaaaagcttgtttatttttatttattattagtgttgctaaatatattttatatttttgtttcgttttagaTATCAAGGAGTGAATGTTAAATCaagtgaaattataaataaaatacttaaaatgaGACCCAAAGCCTGATGAAGCAttcttttttttaaccaattactcTGATACAATGGTGATGCAGCACCCCTGATCTTATATAtgccctcctcctcttcctctcctgaTTAGTGAGACCACTGTAGTGGGTGCTGCAACAGAACAACTATTACAGGTGGAGGAGGGTGGTAGGAGTAAATTTCAGAGGTCTGCACCTTTGGAGAGAAATGGTCAGGAAAAAGTATTTAGTGTGGGATGAGAGTGGAATTAAGGCGCAGCAAGGAGGAACAGCAGCGATAAGTTTGTTAGATGAGCTAATTTTGGGAGGTGCAATTAAAATGAttagtatttttttaatgaattagtGGTGgtgaaaatcaaaaatatatgagtAAAAACTGTTTGTATTGTTTAGTGTGAGAACCTAGGAATGGAATGACAGAAAAGGGTGCCAAGCTGCAGCAAAACATTTCAATTGGATAATCTGGGTTAACTCCACCACCTTGCCCCTTGGGTGTCTTTAACAGCATTCACACAGTTAAAAGCATTCTGACCTGACCCTTGGATCCCTCGCACCCACATTTCTATGGTAGATGTTCATGCTAGGAATCAATTTAACAAgtcaagaaattatatataaatatacatacatcatcatttaacgtcattTTTAACCATGGGTTGAttggtttgacaagaacagagAAGCCAGAAAGCTCTGGCAGATTCTATGcctttcctaatatcaaccaTTTAGGAGtatgtactggctgctttttatgcacacacacacggagcaGGCCTTTCCTTAgtctccatttaccaaatccactcacatttgGCTGGCCTGATGTGCCaaaaagtgggactgaacccaaaactacatagTTGAGAAATGAACTTTTTAATCACAAAACCACGCCTACATACATcccaccccatacacacacatgtatgtgcatcacCTAGGGATGGTACAATCTGTGCATCAAATAAAACCTACTTTGAGGTACTTCATTATGTCCAGGTTATGCCCAAGTCAACATTGCAGTTGCACCTTataaggctgataaaataagaaccatacAAAATACTAgggttaatataatcaattaaaacccttGAACATAATACCCCAGAGTGGCTGATGTCTGATAGAAAATTAAatcttaagaaagaaagaaaaaatgacaagaaaataaaactttttcaCTGAAATACAGTTTTTGTAAGTAAAGTACACTTACTTTGCCATCACGGGCTAATAAAATGGAGTCTGATTTAATATCACGGTGGATAACTCCATGAGAATGGAGATAAGCAAGAGACAACAAACAAGCTCGACATACTGTTGCAATTTGAACTTCATCCattctgaaaaatagaaaaaacatacgatgatgatgaaggtcatGCAAATTCACCAATAACTTAAAGATATGCTCAACTATGTCCTGCTAAGTGTAATGTTATAGGCAAGGTATAGCTGTGCTTTGCAACTACtctatggcaccttgggaaagtgtcttctgcaatagtcTTGGACCAGCTATTATCTGGTCAATGAAtgagagacagaaactgtaaggaaacctgttgcatgtgtgtgtgtcgtgtattttacatgtttatgcatctttgtgtctgtttgtcatcCCCATCCCGTTGCCTGACAACTGGTATTTGCTTGATTCTTTagtggttcaggaaaagagactgatagtataagttccagacttaacaaaaaaaaaaaaaacacatcagtactggggtctatttgtttgaTCAAAACCCTTCAACGTAGTGCCCTAGTATGGCTAcaggccaatgactgaaacaagtaaaagataaagataaatgtGGAAGGCCGCATTCTCCATCCGTATTGCAGCCCTGTGGAACAAGCTACCACAAGGTGTCATTCCACTTGCCCACCACTCCCCTGTTCAAAGAGGCTCTGGACAACTGTGGTGACTATGTATAAAGCTGTATATAACAATAACTGGGTTTTTTTAGATGGCTTAAGTATATTGTGCTCTTCTCCTGCcaataaatttgatttgatttaaatGAAGATAAAGCGAGTGGATATGTGAAGATAAATGAGAAGTTGACATTATAATGAAGACAACAAAAatggtgataatgaaaataacaaagaaaaatgataaaaaaaaaataggacaaGATAGATGCAAAAGACAAGAAGTGCAaagaataatgaagatgatgattatgttgagaGTGGAACGCAATAGCTTACTTATTGTGAGTGACAATATCTGTTAAGGCTCCGCCTTCAAGGTACTCCATGACGACCCATAGTTCATCACCAACCAAGTAACTTTCATACATATCTACAATGTTAGCATGGTGATAGTCTCGCATAATCACAACCTGAAAGAGGGAAATTTTGATAGtaaacaaaattcattttaaattacGCTAATTCACAAACTACCTGTAATTAAGCAATTAAGTAGCAGAACAtaaaaaatgctaaaattaaTAAAGTATTTACACAGAGTCTAACTAAAcagaaaaagattatttttcagtgttccatttaaatattttttccattgtAGAATAATGTGTAAATGTCAAGCTTGTTgagtttaactcttttgatactatCTGCGACTGCCCCTAATTCTAAGATACAAATTTCttgtcttaacccttttgataccaaccagcctgaaactgcctctggctctgtagtacaaatatcttgttttaaaaagttctgaattaaaatcttccaccaaaccttagtcacaatttatgttactaatactagcttaatgataactaagttattttactaaaccttttgttatatttaacattaactgaaagaaacacagagcatctcaacagaaatacagtaacaaaagggttaaaattatcTAACTCcaaacattccatcaaaattcccTGTTAATTAATGTTCCAGAcatcagattaataatgacaaagctattttactaaattccaaattattttcaaaatcaactgAGACAACGGTAGTATATTGCCACAGAAATATGATAGGAAAAGGGTTGAACTTAAGGAACCTGTTATTTGATACTTTCTATATTATCTTCATACTAAAAAGAGTAGCTCTACAAATTTGGGTCTTTaaattaaaaaagttaaaatagcCCCCTTCTTTTTTGTAGTTTACTGTTCAACAATAACAAAGTAACAGTATAATCATTATGAAAATAGTACATTATGATAATTGCAAGCTAGTATGATAACTATCAGAAAGTGTTAAGCGTAGAGCATGAAAGGAATTTCATTAACTTATATTAAGAACATTCTTGGCTTCAAATTACATAGATCCATATCCAAATTTTGCTTCGTTAAGATTTTACTAATttggaatacataaataaaacgcCTTCActccatacaaaaacaaaataaaaataacatactgattgcagacatatatactctctctctctctctctctctctctcacatccacacaaacactaCTGCAACTAAACAAATACTATAGATATTCAGCCCAGTTCTTGAATGTAATTTTGCAGTGAAAACACGACCAGACAGCAAATATGTTGGTCTGACAATGAAAGGATTGTAATTTCAACCTAATTGGTCTTATTCTACTTTGATGCAGTTAGAATAGATTTATTCTCTCGGCAGGTTGTGTACATCACTTTAGCACTTTAGATATGTGGAAGTAATTTTCTAGTAGCAGTAATTTCACGATAAGTAGatgaataaaattatgtaatacaacacagagcAAAGGAGTTGACTCTGGCtgggaatttatattttttaattttcctttactGGTTCCAGCCATTTGACTTTGACTGTGACTGTTCTCGGACACCACCTAGGATATTGTCAATTAGAATAATCTCAGTTCCTCTTTTATTGACCTTCTAAAGGTCTATTATAATTCAATTCACATCTAAGACACATTATAGGGATTTATTCCAATTCTTGACTggtaactttattttatcaattgaaTGATGGAAAGTAAGGATTGTATCCACAGTGTAAAAAGCTGAACCATAGTAGCACAAGCATTTTGTTCAAGATTCTAACTATTGTTCAGCGTTCTAACTATGGTCCAGGACTCTAGCATTTTAACTATTCTGGATTCTAACTACTCTGGCAATCCACTAGTTACAAAGAATGGTAGAGTAGAACAGTGCTGGGATTTGAATACAGTATGTAACTAAAAACCGTTTGGTATTTTTCCAAATGTTTTAAGAATTCTGTCAACtactgtcatatgtgtgtgtgcgtgtgtgtgcatgcagatatggttgtgtaattaagaagtgtgctatgcaaccatgtggttatggattcagtcccactgtgcagcaacCTAGGGGAAGTGTCGTTTtctgtagccctgggccaaccaatgacTTGGAGTGAAacaagtagacagaaactgcaaggaggtatttcatgtatgtgtgtgggtgggtgtgtacatatgtatatgcaattaaTAAATGTTGTCATTAATACTGTCTAGGTCAAAGATGGTGACAGTGTTTACTTTCTCTAGTGAACAACAAATGCTCTGTAATTCAGCAGATGTATGACAGCTGGAGGAGTGAAAAATagtttacttgaaaaacaagggttggtgataggaagaacatccagcaatagaaaaccTGTCTTAAAAGAAGTTTTGTCTAACGAATATCaccatggaaaaatgaacataaaaacactCAAATATGTAGGtataggtttggtgatgcaatGGAAAATActcaaaaatcatcatcatcatcatttagtgtccgccttccatgctagtatgggttggatggtttaactggggactggcaagccaggaggtcgcaccaggctccaatctgatctggcagagtttctacagctggatgcccttcctaacgccaaccactccgagagtgtagtgggtgcttttacgtgccaccggcatgagggccagtcaggctgaatatatagatatttttaattatcaataatcagcagaagttacagaaTGACCCAAGGTCAGTTTCATGCATTGCCACGTGTGTGTCGCTTAATTTCTCTGAGTATATGAGTGTTAgcttaaatatacatttataccaacaaaacattgagaaaaaaaaccaaaaaaaaaacctggtttatttttcaaaacttttaagttttatgaaatgtaaattattggaaaaagaaaaaatttctctAACCTCATTAAATAACAATTCTCTTCTTTGTTGTTTCCCAAGATCCATTTTCTTAACAGCAACTCTGTAGCCTGTTGATCGATTTGTAGCAATACATACAATTCCAGTAGAACCCTCACCAATTTTAATAAAGTAATCCAATTCATCGCGTGGATCACCAGGAGAGACAACTGTCTGTAAAGTAGCTCGAAACTAGAAGGGATGAAATATCAAATCAAAATTAGATTCCAAGTAACTTCACAATGCAGACTTATTTTAAAAAGGGGTTAGTTATTATCAGCTGATTATTTCAAAGAGAAATACTTAAAGCATTTTGTGCATGCAAATGAATATTTTCCTACTGATGAGAAACAGCATTCAAACAGGACAAAAGATAACATTAACTAAATGTAACAAatggacaaaaataaacaaaatgcagtacaataaatatgttatttttaacgGAGAGTAATGATAAAAGAACTGGGTATTTGCTCAAAATTACATAATTTTGAGAACAGTTTCAATTTTAACAGGAAGTTAATTGCACTGAAACaagatatgcaaacatacacacacacaagcgaccACATTTCTCTGGTAAATTAAGACAagtgtttcaaattattttggaaataattaagaatttggagggatttagttaagataatttttttttttatcaagctaTTATTTGAAACAATTCAACAAAAAGTTCTTAGATAAAATTACGGtggaaggtttaaatttaaaaatgaacACTTTAAAGGGAGAGGATCTTAAAACCAGAGGTTGTCTCAAATGGGTtcgtatcaaaagggttaaacatgctttaagatttaagaaaacaaaagtttttatttgagtaaattttatacaaaagcaaaaacaataaaagaatcttGACGAAACCAAGCAGAGCAATTTAGCAAAAGAGGGAAGATTTTGATATATTAATACACTTTCACTAAGTTCCAGAAGCATGAAATTAAATTCAAGACAAAGCTTTGGAAtatctatggaaaaaaaaaaaaaatgatcttagaaatgaagatgtaaatattaatattataaatgttCACAAGAATTATCTGATGAATTTATCAACAAGGATAGCTTTCACTTTCTCAAATGTCAGaatgtttatttcagttttatagaGTAAGTTGGTAAGTGCTTGACATTTTCAAACCATTTATTGCTTGGTAGGAAGTAGGATCAAGGATAAAAGATTACATCCTGTATAGAATAAGTTGATCAACAAGAGCAAAGtaatttatctttaatatttatgaagttatattttcaatagataaaaagaaaattatttgctatcttatattttattgtcCTATGttctaaaatgtttcaaaatatttttgataccAGCAGCTCAAAAGTATaaacatccatcatcatcatcatattacatccattttccatgctagcatacgATAGATAAtttaacaggaactggcaaatTAGGGGACTGCACCGAACTCCAATGTTAGGCATAGATTCTATGGTTAGAGgttctttctaatgccaaccactttccagagtgTACTGGACACTTTTTATGAGGCACTGGCACTAGTAAGATCACTGAGTAGCTCAAGACAAGACCCACCCCCTCAACTGAAGGGGAAAtagtattgagagaggtggctttatgccaggtgatgaaaAGCTTGAATATGATAGGACAGGAACAAGTATCTTGCTATAGGAAGATATATggttaccccagttggaaaagaaagacaaagatgtGTCAGGGCGCaccctcaagttacaggaaggtgAATACAAGAGAAGTTGCATGGGTGAGTACGATCATAGGAGTGTGAAGGAG from the Octopus bimaculoides isolate UCB-OBI-ISO-001 chromosome 11, ASM119413v2, whole genome shotgun sequence genome contains:
- the LOC106877174 gene encoding serine/threonine-protein kinase PAK 5 isoform X2, whose amino-acid sequence is MFKKKSKKPEISNPLNFEHRVHTGFDQEQGRYIGLPSQWQGIIGPGERRRPIVDPAHITPTDMGNYKTIVRGNSSSSINGYAADNKSITVARSNSLRKESPPSLRHKRYVPDSYYASVPEDEPVNYNNRPHSTHLNHSYMRDHMNGPYQDRDFKTLPHEPVHQKNYIDSQNRPRYSDSGHPDHRFNDERSREGPPPYSVGPGHNREEYRPPNPMNGTLMVPVLPKHNNFPAPLSNVNRVIPKHHGRMDYDKFRATLQTVVSPGDPRDELDYFIKIGEGSTGIVCIATNRSTGYRVAVKKMDLGKQQRRELLFNEVVIMRDYHHANIVDMYESYLVGDELWVVMEYLEGGALTDIVTHNKMDEVQIATVCRACLLSLAYLHSHGVIHRDIKSDSILLARDGKVKLSDFGFCAQVSPELPKRKSLVGTPYWMAPEVISRLPYGPEVDIWSLGIMVIEMVDGEPPFFNEPPLQAMRRIRDMPPPRIRNDTKVSPRLQAFIEKMLVRDPSARATAFELLQHPFIQLAEQPSCLIPLIRNLRHSPC